The following is a genomic window from Hemitrygon akajei chromosome 6, sHemAka1.3, whole genome shotgun sequence.
cttgataataaaatatactttgaacttcaatgCAAATAGCTATTCAGCATGCACAAGAGCATGCAGgcgtggtcaaaaggttcagctattgttcagaccgaacatcggAATGGAGAAGTGACCtaagtggaatgattgctggcaccagacagggtggtttgagagtctcagaaactgctgatctcctggggttttcacacacagtGGTCTATATAATTTACagggtgcaaaaagcaaaaataaaaaatccagtgagaggcagttctgtgggtgaaaacatcttgttaataaCCAtgtgttgttcacttcaattctCTTACGCATTGagtgttttatatttatttttttcttcagttgagtcttttgggttccttgctttgtggctacttgTAAACAGGCAATCCTCAAGGctgtgtaatttatacattctttgaagataaatgtatttgaatcttgttacaatagtggtgtgcagagaagagcatctctaaacacTCATCCCATTGAACCtggaagtggacgggctacagcagaagaccacaccaggttccacacccgtcctaataaagtggccactgagtgtgtaaaggAATtgcctcctctttaatctgcCACTCTACCAACTTCACAGGGAGTGCCCTCAGTCCCTAAAGGGATCTTACAGCAAGATCCGACAGGCCAAAGGCACATTTTCAGCTGCTTTCAATACACATATGGATTTCTCCAAAAAGTCCTGTGAGGTGTTGATATCAACTCCCCCAAATTCATCCCCTTTACAATTCTAATgcgtaccccttatccaaaattcccAACTCCAAAGATCTCCGAAATACAGAAATGTTTTTTGAGCACTGACGTGACACCACAATGGAAAATTCCACGGGACACTGGGAAGGTACCCAGGTAGTACGTAggtctctgcacaccacagaTAGTTCTGAGATGTCATGGACAGAAATGAatgaaaaatataaaaacaaCACATAAAGCCAAAAATGAAGATCGTGATCAGATATTGGAAGTGTAGATTCGTCAGCTTCAGAGTGAACACATGCCACTAATTATACGCTGATCATGAAGCAAGTAAAGACCCAACACggtgaactgaaaattgaaggtaattgtgaatattcatcaGGCTGGTTGCAGGAATTTAAAAAAACAGTACGGCATTAAAATTTTAAAGTTTTATGGTGATAAAGCATTTGCTGATGACGAAGCAGCAGGGAAATTCATTGAGGAGTTTTCCAATATtgtcactgatgaaaatctaacacactGAATGGTTGCATCAGTACAAATGGATGATGAACAAATGCAAGACAAACATTGCTTACCGGTAGCACGTAAGTTCAGAGTTGGAAATAATGGCAATGTCGTTATAGCCGTGTGGCCTGGATTGTAGCAacgactaggcctcaagccgtggTGTTAACTGTTTACAGCCACCGGAGGCACTGGAGCCAGTGGCTGGAGTCGGGGCTGCCGCCCTCCCACGCTCACTCGGCAGAGGACACGTTGTATTGTGTCAACTGCAGATTTCTGCGGCATTCGTGGAGTCAGGGTCTGGACATTATACTTTTTTTGTGTGGTTGCATTTTACTTTCATCCTaaatgtgcttgctatcttgcaCGTGTGAGGACACGGTTTCAAGCCGCGGTGTCACCTGTTTACAGCCGCCAGGAGGGAGGCGTCAGAGCCGGTGCGCTCCACCGGGGGCAGTGTGGTGTGGCTccaggctggagtcagggctgcCCTCCACTCCCCCCAGCGTTTGTTCAGCACAAGACAAGCGGTACTGTGGTCGACTGCAGATTTCTGCGGCATTCATGGCTTGGGACTGGACTATTTTTGTTTGGCCGTGGTTGTATCTTACTGATCCCTCCACGTGCTTGCAATCCtgtatgtgctatgtgtgccttgtgctgtgtgtgactgttgtttCTGTGTGTTTCACCTTGGCCGCAGAGCAACGCTGTCTCATTTGGTCGGATTcaagtatggttgaatgacaattaaacgaatttaattatatattccaaaatccaaactgGCCCCAAGTAGTTTAGGTAAGGGGTACTCGACCTGTAACATCACTGACCAGCAGATACATTCATCACTTCGGATCTCAGCTACAGGTTTCTGCTTCTGACAGTCCAGCATTCCTGAACTGATTGAAGGCACAATCAACTGGCAATGTCAATAGCTTCAGCAGGAAGGATCGGAACGTGGGGAATGGGGAAACTGGGAGTGACCAGGAAGAGGAAGGGAGCTACACTGGATGATATTGACCTCCCAAACCTAAAGTTCAACACAATCGGTCACAGTTTTCCCACTGACTAAACAGCTACAGGCTTTGCACTGACCAGTCCTGCTCTGTGGGCCAGCCAGGTGAAAAACTCTGCAGTCAAAAATAAGACAAACCACTCTCCTGTCAGACCATGTGATCTACTGGCCGCTAATTGAGCCACGTGGGCACCCACCACCAAGTATCTCACAACTTTAACAACCCAGAGGCAAAACATTAAAACCAATTCAGAAACAAGTTAAAAAGAGAACTGGATTCCTGAACCAGAAGCTCAGCCCTGACAAGGATCCTTTATTAAAACAGACACTACCAAACCATTTTGATTAGGTCAATGGAATCCCAGCCACGTGCCCCATTCATTAACTGCTCGCTGTAGGACAGTTCTAATTGACAACCAGCCATAATATATAAGATATGCATCCAGTGCTATGACTATTTTGCTCCTTGGTAAAGTTGTAACATACATGTTCAGTGCCCCCGCTTGGACTCTTGCCATTCTCTACCGGCTGGTCCAGGGAGGACGGACTGCGAAAGGAATTGGAGCACCACCACATAAAAGCAACTGCGTGCCTACCATCACGAACACCCCGCGccgacccccccacccccatcagcaGCCAAAGTGTAAAGGGTCTAACTTGTCTTTTCAGTGTTCTGACTCACTAGCATTGGGTTGGATTCTGAAGATTAGTCAGGAGAGATCAAACAGCAATCAATGCTGGTTAATCTTAATAACTATCCTGTATCTTTTTTTGCAGGCAGTCCTAAATCAATACACCAGACCAATTAAAAGGAAGTAAATTAGATCCTGGAGAAGCTACAGTGCTGATAACCATTCTCAATGTCCACTGGACAACAAGCCCTCTAAAATCCCAGAGAGGGAGAGTCACCTCTGATCGTCTCCCCGCCCCCACTCAGAAGAACTTGTCATCGATCCTGAAGTGAGGCTTGCTGACATCGTCGGGGTTGAGGAAGACTGAGATCGACTTGCCCTGATTCTCTGTCACTAGCTGCTGCAGCTTATGGGCCAGCCCATCGTCCTGCCGGGCAGTGCCGGATTGCAGCCCGTCCGGCTGGGCGGGGGCCGAGCCCGGCCGCAGCTCCTGCGCCAGTTTGCTGGCTGCCTTGGCGTGCTCGATGGCGCTGCGGAGGTGCTCGGCGGGGTCCGAGCGCACCGAGGAGAGCCGGCAGGCGAGGAGCAGGACAGTGGCATCGGACAGGTGCCCGAACATGTTGCACTGGGGTAGGAAGTAGTTGGGACAGGACTTGTTGACCAGGCAGTGGGCCAGGTCATCGAGGAGGCCCAGGAAGAAGTACGCCGTGTTGTCGGCCTGGGAGAGGAAGCTGTGCGGCAGACGGTCGCATGCCCACAGCATCAGACTCCTCAAGTGGTAGGGGCTGATGGCCCTGGGCCGGGCGAGGAGCTTGATGATCACTGCCTTGTACGCCTGGTAGGCCTGGATCAGGTGGGCCGAGATGCACTTCTTGAGCTGCACCTCACTCCGAGAGAAAGCCAGCCGCCACTCGTTGTCCTGATTGCCCCTGTGTGAGCAGGCGGGCACCAGGTAGAAGCCGCTGATCACCTCCTCTTCGGTGATCTTGCCGTCCCAGAAGTGGTTCTCCATCAGCCAGTTCTGGGCCACAGCCGGCCAGCCCTTGAACGAGACCACCGGCACGATGTCGTAGAGGAGCCGGCTGCGGCCCACGTTCAGGATGACAGAGACTGCAGCGCCATTCTTCTCCACCAATGCCACACCGGGCAGCCCCCGCTGTGGGTGGCTGCGGAGCTCCTCGATCACGGTCATCACGGAGCGGAAGAACCAGTCGGCCACCTTGGTGGGGGAGAAGTAGTAGCCGCCGCCGCCATCGCCCGCCTCCGTCTCCGTGCAGCACTCCTTCCATTTGGCCATGGTGGCCTCGCCGAAGAGCCGCAGGCTGAGCCACGAGTGGCAGGGGGCCGAGTGCCGCATGTCCAGCGTCACCGGCTGGTTGCGGTCGTGGAGCTTCAGGGCCGGCACCAGCAGCGTGAAGTCCACGTCGTAGTCCGTGCCTCGGGCATAGTCACCCAGCTCGTCCGGGTTCATGTCCACTACCCCCTCACGGACGCCCCCCGAGAGCAGCAGGTACTCATTCGACACGGGCAGCCTGTGGTCTAGTTTCTGCACCAGTCCTGCGGGAAGGAAGGAGGAACATAGTCAGGGTCAGGCTGCTCAGCACGCAAGCCAAGGTCAAATTCATTTGCACACGCACTGCAGACATCACCACCTCGGAGACACAATgttcacaagaaaagcataagGACAAACTATGCAGGGAAAAAAATAGAATTAGAGGCGGCTAGGTAGCATAGTGTAACGCTTTTACAGCTCCAGCGACCCAGATTCAAATGCTGCCACCATCTCTAAGGAGTCTGTACACTCATCCCATGActgtttgggtttcctccagacgctgtggtttcctccactttcgaaaggtgtacaggttagtaggttaatatgGGTGTAATCGGACATAATCaccatgctgtacctctaaataaaatttaacaaaaaaattagatttactttgaacttgggagTTACATTAAAGCAAACCTCTTCTGTCTGGTCATATGGGTGCAATTAGGCAGAGCAGGCTTGTCAGGCTGGAAGGGCGTGTTACCACGTTGTCTCCCCAAATAAAATTAAAACACATCACGAGACCAAAACAAAGACTATTGTTGTGCAAAGAGGTCACAGTGTTGCCATACTGAGGTGGgggattagggttgtgcaggttacTTCAAGAAATGAATGGTTGAAGGTAGGgagctgttcttgaagctggtgtgGTGGGGCTCCAGGCCACTGTACTTTCTGCACAGAGGCCTTGATTCAGAGGGTTTAGCTCAAAACCTGTTATCGGGTTTGggaatgacacaacagtggccaACCTCAGCAACAGTGATTAGTCAAGGTATCGAGAAGCTGCTggactggtgtgagaacaaccacccaaatctgaatgtgagaagaccaaggaaatgattgtggacttcaggaatgtgCAGGTGAACCATCCTCCTCTGCACACATATGGATCCTCCGTAGAGAGAGTTGAGTCCACCAAGtccctgggagttcacatcacagatgacctCACCCAGCCTCTTAATATcatctccctgaacaagaagcacagcagcgtctccacttccCAACAAGATTGAGGAAAGCGAGGCTCCCCCCAACTCCCATCTTGACTGCATGTTTTAGGAGCTCACTTGAGAGTGTCCTGACGAGCTGCCTCTCCATCTAGTATGGGCGCAGCTGACCATCAGACCTGAagcccctacaaaggactgtgagaatggttgagaggatcataggggtctccctagcATACGTCAGGCATGCTGCATACACAGGGAATTtaatattatcaaggatcccacccatccatccagcatcctctgacTTTCTACCACCCATCATGAGATTCTGATGCATAAAGAAAAGAACAGTCGGGAtgagaaacaatttcttccctcaggccattaggctcctgaactccctgccgcaccATATTTGAAGTGTCATTGGTTAATCTTTTCTGTCtctaccttacaatatttaatttatgcactttagtttgttattcaggcataattcatctgtagatttcatccttaGTTTCATAacttattgtgtgttatgtgtgtacaGTGATTTACACCCCGGTCCAAAGAAACTTCCTGCTTGAcggtatacagtggcatgcaaaagtttggacacccctggtcaaaatttctgttactgtgaatagctaagcgagtaaaagatgacctgattccCAAAAGGCAccaaaagttaaagatgacacatttctttaatatttttagCAAGATTACTtccttatttccatcttttacagtttcaaaataacaaaaaagaagaAGGgcttgaagcaaaagtttgggcaccttgcATGGtcggtacttagtaacaccccctttggcaagtatcacagcttgtaaacgctttctgtagccagctaagagtctttcaattcttgtctgggggattttcacccattcttccttgcaaaaggcttttagttctgtgagattctagggctgtcttgcatgcactgctcttgagttctatccacagattttcgatgatgtttaggttgggggactgtgagggccatggcaaaaccttcagcttgtgcctcttgaggtagtccattgtggattttgaggtgtgtttaggatcattatcctgttgtagaagccatcctcttttcatcttcagctttttttacagatggtgtgatgtttgcttctagaatttgctggtatttaattgaattaattcttccctctaccagtgaaatgttccctgtgccactgacTGAAACattgatccacccccgtgctcaacagttggagaggtgttcttttcatgaaattctgcacccttttttctccaaacatacctttgctcattgcagccaggaagttctattttaacttcatcagtccacaggactgtCCAAAATgcttcaggcttgtttagatgttcctttgcaaatttctgacgctgaattttgtggtgaggacgcaggaaaggttttcttctgatgactcttccatgaaggtcatatttgtgcaagtgtcgctgcacagtagaacagtgcaccaccactccagagtctgttaaatcttcctgaaggtcttctgCAATCAAACGgggattttgatttgcctttctagcaatcctatgagcagttctctgggaaagttttcttggtcttccagacctcaatttgacctccaccgttcctgttaactgccatttcttaattacattacgaactgaggaaacggctacctgaaaacgctttgttatgttcttatagccttctcctgctttgtgggcatcaattactttaattttcagagtgctaggcagctgctgattgttgggacaaggtttgaggagtcagtgtatttataaagctttgaaatttgcatcatttggcctttcctaatgatgactgtgaacaagccatagccctaacaagctaattaaggtctgagatcttggtaaaagttatctgagagctcaagtctctcggggtgcccaaacttttgcatggtgctcctttcctttctttcactctaaaattgtaccatacaaaaataatacactaatcttgtttaaaatgttgaaaagaatgtttcaactttaactttatgacttttagaGATCAGTTCATCagtagttgttcttgaacctagtgctGTGGGATTTTAGGCTGCTCTACCTTCTGCCCAGTGGTCTCGAGAAGATGGCAGGGTCCTGGGATCTTTAATgacagatcaacacacacaaaatgctggaggaactcagcaagtcaggcaacatctatagagagaTAACCAAATTGTAAGGTACAGAAAAGATTAACCAATGACATTTCAAATACGATGCGGCAGggggttcagaagcctaatggcctgagggataAACAGTTCCCCTTTCTTCTCAGACCTTTAGAAAGGTGCCAgcgcaaaatgtcaactgtctattcctctccgtagatgctgcttggcctgctgagttcctccagcattttgtacgtgttgctttagatttccagcatctgcagaatctcgtgtttcatgacagatgttgccttcttgaggaaaTGCCTTATGTAGGTACTACCAAGGGTGGGAAGTGACATG
Proteins encoded in this region:
- the LOC140729253 gene encoding nucleotidyltransferase MB21D2-like is translated as MASLPLLSGRDSVPHSKPAFAKPLNDLDFHSGARMEEITKLIQEFGKHELRDFDDQRALEVHTAKDFIFSMLGLVQKLDHRLPVSNEYLLLSGGVREGVVDMNPDELGDYARGTDYDVDFTLLVPALKLHDRNQPVTLDMRHSAPCHSWLSLRLFGEATMAKWKECCTETEAGDGGGGYYFSPTKVADWFFRSVMTVIEELRSHPQRGLPGVALVEKNGAAVSVILNVGRSRLLYDIVPVVSFKGWPAVAQNWLMENHFWDGKITEEEVISGFYLVPACSHRGNQDNEWRLAFSRSEVQLKKCISAHLIQAYQAYKAVIIKLLARPRAISPYHLRSLMLWACDRLPHSFLSQADNTAYFFLGLLDDLAHCLVNKSCPNYFLPQCNMFGHLSDATVLLLACRLSSVRSDPAEHLRSAIEHAKAASKLAQELRPGSAPAQPDGLQSGTARQDDGLAHKLQQLVTENQGKSISVFLNPDDVSKPHFRIDDKFF